The Azospirillum brasilense genome has a window encoding:
- a CDS encoding L-2-amino-thiazoline-4-carboxylic acid hydrolase, translated as MDEFRTLLRNAMKSRAMVYEAAFDEMRKEIGEEKAREIMARTIYRRGAAIAHNFAPHAPADLAGLRDSFLKFIPDAEAQFGPEVVRCTDEVLEIRFHTCPLKEAWLEANLPAETVETLCELAGAVDKGTFETAGFEIEVDTWKPGRSTCCHLTITPGAAAPAATN; from the coding sequence ATGGACGAGTTTCGCACACTTCTGCGCAACGCGATGAAGAGCCGCGCGATGGTCTATGAGGCGGCCTTCGACGAGATGCGCAAGGAGATCGGCGAGGAGAAGGCCCGGGAGATCATGGCGCGCACCATCTATCGCCGGGGTGCGGCCATCGCCCACAATTTCGCGCCGCACGCCCCGGCCGATCTCGCCGGCCTGCGGGACTCCTTCCTGAAATTCATCCCCGACGCCGAGGCCCAGTTCGGTCCCGAGGTCGTGCGCTGCACCGACGAGGTGCTGGAGATCCGCTTCCACACCTGTCCGCTGAAGGAAGCCTGGCTGGAGGCCAACCTGCCGGCTGAGACGGTGGAGACGCTCTGCGAACTCGCCGGCGCGGTCGACAAGGGGACCTTCGAGACCGCCGGCTTCGAGATCGAGGTCGACACCTGGAAGCCGGGCCGCAGCACCTGCTGCCACCTGACGATCACGCCGGGCGCCGCCGCGCCCGCCGCCACGAACTGA
- a CDS encoding ABC transporter substrate-binding protein, whose translation MKKHAVFGAALGAVVGAMLAATAGATTAQAADREIVIGYQAPLSGDRSQYGEMFRNAAQIKLEEFNASGKLAGAKVAITFEDSKDDPKEARNIAHKFLDNTKIVGVIGDFSSTVSMAAGEIYAAEKMPQLSQTASHPDFTKLSPWQFRNITTQAFEGPYNADWIIAAGKTTAAVIYIQNDWGISALDGFVSGFKAKGGKITATEAFNPGNRDFRSILTKVARQKPDVIYLAMFYEEGAAFAQQREQLGIKIPLYGTSSLYSPKLIELGRESVEGLHLATTFTPDNPDPAVQTFVKEYAARFKAEPGMFAAQAYDAVGIMLDAVAKAGPSVTRESLRDALAATTGYPGVTGATSFDPVTREPAKALAKMMVKDGRFQVVTGP comes from the coding sequence ATGAAAAAGCATGCTGTTTTCGGCGCCGCACTGGGAGCCGTTGTGGGCGCCATGCTGGCCGCCACCGCCGGCGCCACCACTGCCCAGGCCGCCGACCGCGAGATCGTCATCGGCTATCAGGCGCCGCTAAGCGGCGACCGCAGCCAGTACGGCGAGATGTTCCGCAACGCCGCCCAGATCAAGCTGGAGGAGTTCAACGCCTCGGGCAAGCTGGCCGGCGCCAAGGTCGCCATCACTTTCGAGGACAGCAAGGACGATCCCAAGGAGGCGCGCAACATCGCGCACAAGTTCCTCGACAATACCAAGATCGTCGGGGTGATCGGCGACTTCTCCTCCACCGTGTCGATGGCGGCGGGCGAGATCTACGCGGCGGAGAAGATGCCCCAGCTCTCCCAGACCGCCTCGCACCCGGATTTCACCAAGCTCAGCCCCTGGCAGTTCCGCAACATCACCACCCAGGCCTTCGAAGGCCCCTACAACGCCGACTGGATCATCGCGGCGGGCAAGACGACGGCGGCGGTGATCTACATCCAGAACGACTGGGGCATCTCGGCGCTCGACGGCTTCGTCAGCGGTTTCAAGGCCAAGGGCGGCAAGATCACCGCCACCGAGGCGTTCAACCCCGGCAACCGCGATTTCCGCTCCATCCTGACCAAGGTCGCCCGGCAGAAGCCCGACGTGATCTACCTCGCGATGTTCTACGAGGAGGGGGCCGCCTTCGCCCAGCAGCGCGAGCAGCTCGGCATCAAGATCCCGCTCTACGGCACCAGCTCCCTCTACTCGCCCAAGCTGATCGAACTGGGGCGTGAATCGGTGGAGGGGCTGCACCTCGCCACCACCTTCACGCCCGACAACCCCGACCCGGCGGTGCAGACCTTCGTGAAGGAATATGCGGCGCGCTTCAAGGCGGAGCCCGGCATGTTCGCCGCCCAGGCCTACGACGCGGTCGGCATCATGCTGGACGCCGTCGCCAAGGCCGGTCCGTCGGTGACGCGCGAGAGCCTGCGCGACGCGCTGGCCGCCACCACCGGCTATCCCGGCGTGACCGGCGCCACCAGCTTCGACCCCGTCACCCGCGAGCCGGCGAAGGCGCTGGCCAAGATGATGGTGAAGGACGGCCGCTTCCAGGTCGTGACCGGCCCCTGA